ACCAACCTGAGGTAACAGTGGTCCTGACACTCCCGTGGCTGCACTGGGATCACCTGGTAGAGTCCACAGAAGGGAGTTATACCCTTACCTGACCAATCTGAGTTTGGGGCTTGTAGTCTCTCTGTTGGCCCATGTCCCTATGGGCTCCTGGAGGAACTAATGCCTGGAGGAAGCTGACATCTAGGCTTGCAGGCAGCAGCTAGCCTTTATCGAGGACCTGATTTGGCCAGGCCTTTGATGGGCTGGTGTGACTGAAGCCCTGCCCCCGAGTCCACACCTGCTACAACCctacccctccccttctctccgcTGCCCTTCAGACACACTACATAGAACCGAGACACCTCTAAAAAGCAGGTTCTGTTTGTTGAGTATTGCTTTAATGTTCAAAGCAAACATACcaagtgtttttatttctgtgtggaAAATTTCTTAGGACCTTCGTATCTCCCCTGTCTTAAGACATACTGACCCCTTCTCTCCACCTGCTGGCTCCTCTCCCATCTGAGCATGGTGTTCCCACAGGCTTTGTCCAAGCTGTGGCTCTCGCAGCTGCCCATCCTCCCTTGGCTTCAGGGTGTCTTCCTCTCTAGGCTCTGAGCTTGCAATAATGAAGCTCCCTCgtagttgttgttttttcttttaaggcaAAGATCTATAAGCTCCCACTCCCCCAGCTCTGGGCTCACCCAGAACCCAGTCCCTTAGCTTGCCCTCACTGGCTCCTTGTAGCTCAGGCTCATCAGTACTTTCCTTCCCAGGAGCCTTTGTGCCGCTGTAGTCTCTGCCTGGAACTCTCCTACCTAAACTCCTTGGGTTCCTTTGGTGTTTTCTGTTCCAGTCACCCATCAGAGAGACTCTCCATGCAAATCCCAGGGCAGGCTTTCAACACATTGCTCTCCACAGCatactccccccgccccccccccaccagcacGCCCCCATCAGCTCACTCCACCAGTGCACCCCCACCCGCGGAGAACACTCCCTTTGTTGTTAGGCTAATCAGAAGGGGACCGTTGTCTGTCTTGGGACAGTTGCATCCCCATTGCTTAGCATGTTGTCTACCGCATAGTAGACCTTAACGTTAGCTAAGCAATTAGTTGTCGGCAGCCCTTGAAGTTTATTTCCTAGTGAGGGTCTCTGTTTTGGTCCTTGTCCGGCATCTTCGGTGGCTGGGTGCCTTCTGTCTGAAGAGGACTGCTTTCCTTCTCTGCCTTTAGAGGGGCCATGatggttttttcccccttgctCTGCCTCCCATCAGCCTCAGAGTTAACCAAACCCTCCACCTACCTCCATCCCCGAGAGGACCACAGCACAGTGCACTCTGGGTTGAGCGTGGGAGGAGTGTCCCCACAGTGGCCTGTCATTCTTCTCAGAATGTACTGTGGTGGCCTGCTTTGAAAATGGCCTCTGCAGCTGTGGTAAGTGCAGGATTCCTCCCTGCAGTGACCACCCACCTGCAGCCTCCCTCAGagtggaaagaggagggaggcagagacattcCCACTCCATTCTGGGCCGCCTGGGTTGTGACCAATGCCTGGGTTCTCTGAAAAGGCCCTCAGAGCCAATCCCCTTAGACATGAACCCCCAGAAGGCACATTCTAGAAAAGCTAACCGCCTGACCATCAGAGAAGGGGGAAGGCCAGAGTCCTGGCTGGGACCGCTCTGGAGCCTCAGAGAGATGGGGAGGTTACCAGTGGTTCATCACAGACTCTAAGTGTCCCGCCATATGTAGGCATTTGGTCCACAGGGCCTTCCAGCAATGATGGGAGTTTCTGAACCCATTTGGAGACAAGAAGATCAGGTGGGGAGCCTGGGACAGCAGGCTGTTTTAGTGATCCCAGAACAATGTGTGTGCCCCAGATCCCAACCTCACTGTGAACACAGATTTTGAGGCAAGCAGCCAGACATCCCCACCTCAAGAATCCAGGCACTCTGCAGCTCAGATGTAGTCCTGGGGGAAAGCTTCTTGATTTGGGGGgctgtgggttgctgggaatgaagaggtcacctgacctcagacCAGGAGGTGATAAGCTGGGTGTGGTCCTCAGTTCACACCCAGCATTAAACCTTGGGTTGCTCATCTGTGAAGTGTCTACAGTGACTTGCCAATGTTAGGGACGGGTAGAGGAGCTCCTTAGGTCTAGGCCGGAACCTTCTAGAATGTATCCATGTCCAGTCAAAAGTGGAAATTATGGAAATGGTTAATAACATCCCTGGCCACAGGAGTTCCAAGCGCTGACTTGCTTTCTCTCTGTCCATAGACTCCAGCCCTCCTGCCCGCCTCCTGGCCACCCGCCCTTGCTACGGCCCTGGCCCTGAGAGGCGTGCTGTCCTGGGTGAGGCACCACGCTTCCACGCGCAGGCCAAGGGCAAGAACGTGCGGCTGGACGGCCACTCGCGCAGGGCTACACGGCGCAACAGCTTCTGCAACGGCGTCACCTTCACGCAGCGTCCCATCCGCCTGTATGAGCAGGTACGGCTGCGCCTGGTGGCCGTGCGTCCTGGCTGGAGCGGTGCCCTGCGCTTCGGCTTCACTGCGCATGATCCGTCTCTCATGAGCGCGCAGGACATCCCCAAGTACGCCTGCCCGGATCTGGTCACAAGGCCTGGATACTGGGCCAAGGCGCTGCCTGAGAACCTGGCGCTTCGGGACACGGTGTTGGCATACTGGGCCGATCGCCATGGCCGCGTCTTCTACAGCGTTAACGATGGTGAGCCGGTGCTGTTCCACTGTGGCGTGGCCGTGGGGGGCCCACTCTGGGCACTTATCGACGTCTACGGCATCACCGACGAAGTGCAGCTGCTGGGTAGGTCGGTTGGCACAGCCTGTGCGTTCACAGTCCCGGGGGCTTGGCTCACCTGAGGGCTCCCAGCTGCCCAGTGTGTCACCATGTGTCTCAATTCTCACAACAGCAATGACGATCAATTTCCacgggaggaaactgaggcacagagagttACTTTGTCACAGAACTGGGAGGGAACCCACGTGGGCAGGGCCCAGAGCCCATTGGCTATGCAGCCGGTCAGTCTTAAACCGCTACTCCCTCATCCACTCACCCCTCTTCCATCCCTTTGGTCATTTGTTCATGTGCCACCTCCCGAAGGCCGGCATGCATTTCTTCCGCTGGTTCTTACTCATCCAGCAGATGAACCTATGCCAGTGGGCAGTCAGGTGCAGCCTCCAGAGCCAGGCTAACTACGGAGTGGGTTAGGGAGGCCCTCACAGCTCTGAAATTCTGACTGTGGGTGCTCCCAATGTAAAAATTTTCTCCTATCATCTTGAGGCATTGTATGTGGTctcatatgtgtatttgtgtatatatgtatgtgtgtatatgtgtatacatatatatggccCACCCCATCACTGAGCATGGAGGAAAGaccaacacatgtgcacacgcacacgcacacacacacaccatctcctgAGCATTCAGGACTTCCCAAATATTCCTATCTCAAGCTGGTCATATGGCTACAAGGACTGCCTaagaacatatgtgtgtgttacttttttaaaaaatgatgtttaaaaaaatttatgtagAATTTGGCCAGGAGTggggtggtgcgtgcctttaattccaacatttgggaggcagaagcaggtgggttttctgagtgagttccatgccagccagaCTATATATAAGACCccgtctcagaaagaaaaatgatgtagAATTAACGCCAACAGGAAAGTGTCCACTTTAAAAGGCCTCGTTGGATGGCCTTGAGTTGGTGCTCATGACCTCTGTTTCCATCTTAGCTACTCTTATGAAAGGACACCATACCCCTGAGGTCAttgtctgttctctcctcccacaatGAATGGTGGTCACTTGTCCTCTTCTGAGGCTGCAGCCCCCATTTGAAACAACTCAGCCTGGTACGCTGGGAGAGTAGGTTTCTCAGGGAAGCTGGACAGAGCCCTGTGTGTAATTTACCTGCAAGGAAATATGCAGGCATAAAGTGAGTGGGCGAACAGGTGGACAGATTTACCCTCCTCTGTCTGTAGCCGGGAGCTTCCACCTCCTGAGGGTCTTCTTCACTCTTTAGTCTTTCTGCATAGCCTGTTTCTTAACGCCCTGTGAATGAGCTGATCCACACCAGAGATTGCtgctcttttggtttttgagacagggtttctctctgtagctttggagcctgtcctggaactcactgtgtagaccagtctgtcctcaaactcatggagatccacctgtctctgcctcccaagtgctgggattaaaggcaagcaccaccactgcccagcgattGCTTCTCCACTCCGCCCACCCGTGGGAAGATGGTTTATTTTCCCATAATAAATGTTTGGGTTGTTTCTGTCCCCACCCTACTGGGCATGGCAGGCAGATTCAGTGACCAGGAGCtaactctcctctctccccagaaatAATGAAGTCAAAAAAGTTCTGTGTGGTTAAAGCAGATGGGGAAATGAGAGCCACGGAGCCTAGTCCCTGCCCTCACGTGCCATCTGTGTGGAATCGACACAGAGACAGaccctctctgggcctcaattCTTTTCTCCTGTAAAGTGGGTGCATGATGGCACCCACCTCATGGGCTTATCGGTAGGGCTATAGGACATGGTGTCGGGCCTGAGACACTGAGGGCACTTGGCCGGCAGCTGGCAGACAAGGACCTCTGCTGGCTTGCATGTGGGCAAGGCCTGTGTCCCAGGTCTGGGCTGATCAAACTGGAAAGCTCCACTCTGGGGCCTCACTTGGGTATTCTGACCACACCCCTGCCCGCCTTTACCCCTTAAAGGTTTTCCATGAAGGCGCCAGAAATCGCAGCTTGCCTAAACCTCACCAGTCTCCCACCACTTTGTCCCTGTAGAGCTAGGAAGCAATCACGCCTGGCTTGCCAGCCCACGTCTGTGTGAGCAGACAGGAAACCACAGCCACACATGAGCAGTGCAAATGGGCTAGGAATTTTTGAAAGTACAGATTGGAGGCTGTCCTCAGTGACTCAGTGAGGCTGAAAACACCCGGGGGACACACGGATCCctcctttcattttctcattcagtaAACCTGCGTGGAAACCCCTCCACTACCACAGTGTTCTGTGACCCTTGGTGGGGGGAAGAGGCCACCATGAGATAACAGGGCAAACCTGAGCCTCAGATTCCTTATTTGCAAGTCATCCCTGAGCTGCACCAATTGACGTGACATGCGTGGCACAGAAcgatgttcacacacacacatgtaataggGGCAGTGAGAGCGAGAGGAACTCCATCTCTGGGTTAAGGGGCTGCGGGTAAACTTCTCTTGCTcctggtatgtgcatgtgttcagTTGTGTTGCATGTTTCAtatgtatgagtatgtatatgcatcagctgtgtgcatgtggtggaggccagaagtgggtgtcagaGCACCAGGGACTGgggctacaggcagttgtgggtcaccgtgtgggtgctaggaactgaacctggtcctctgcaagagcagtacgtgctcttaacccctgagccatctctccagccccagccacaTTTACAATTAGAGCAACAAAACCATTTCTGGGGCTATGTGATGGAACCTTCTGGCTCTGTTGAcgtttctttccttcctgaggGAAAAGCAAGTTGATACTGAGCATATCAGAGACAATGGAATGGATCTTTTAGAGATCCACCATTTCTGGGGGTCACAGACTGTCCAGCTGAGGCCCCAGGGTGGCCAGTGGGTTACTAGCAAtgtgtaatgtttttttttctcctccaaagTTAAGTTTTTCAGGTCTTTTGCAGGGCTAATGCAAATAAGAAGaggagcctggcatggtggcacatgcctttagctcccgcactcaggaggtagaggcaggtagatctcagtgactttgaggccagcctgatgcacataggaagttccaggccagccagagttacatagtaaaattctgtcttaaaaaatatcacaagaaagaagaaaaaaggaagtgtGGTTGTAGCCCGGTGGCAGGTGCTCCCCAGCACGTGAGGTTTGGGGTATGACTCCCCAGCAGGGGAGGTTTGTTAGGTGTGACTCCCCAGCATGTGAGGTTTTAGGTGTGACTCCCCAGCATGTGAAGTCTTAGATGTGACTCCCCAACGTGAGGTTTTAGGTACGCTCCCCAGCATGGGAGGTTTTAGGTGTGACTCCCCAGCATGGGAGGTTTTAGGTGTGACTCCCCAGCATGGGAGGTTTTTTTTAGGTGTAACTCCCCAGCATGGGAGGTTTtaggtgtgactcccaaacattTGAGGTTCTAGGTATGATTCCCCAACATGTGAGGTTCTAGGTGTGACTCCCAGCATGGGAGGTTTTAGGTGTGACTCCCCAGCATGGGAGGTTTTTTTAGGTGTAACTCCCCAGCATGGGAGGTTTTAGGTGTGACTCCCCAACATTTGAGGTTCTAGGTATGATTCCCCATCATGTGAGGTTCTAGGTGTGACTCCCAGCATGGGAGGTCTTAGATGTGACTCCCCAGCATTTGCGGTTCTAGGTGTGACTCCCCAGCATGTGAGGTTTTAGGTGTGACTCCCCAGCACTGAATAAAAGGTTTTCGATTACAGTAAATAAACGGATGTTAGGCCATTATGACTTGATATTAAGAATGGGCAGTGGGTCAGAAATGATGTAATGTGCAATCCTGAGAGATCCCTGGGAAAACTTGGCTTGGGGAGGTACCCCAGGACCCACTAGTGGGTACCTCACAACAGCCAGTGTCCGTTTGCCCTGTGCACCCTAGACTTCTGAGGAGACGGTagaattacttttaaattctCAGCTATAAAATCCcagaacagaaacaacaacaacaacaacaaaaaaaaaaccaacagtaCCCTTCATCTCTCCCTCACGTCTCATACCATACGGAAAAAACCTgtgaaacaaaacccaaagatgACGTCAGGGTACGGCTGTCAGATGGGGCAATAAATACAGTATGTCTagttaaatttgaatttaagataaacaaaagaaaaaatttagtACTGATTGCCTCTGCCAGTATTTGAAACATGCTCATAACCCTGCCCCCTccaaaaaattgtttatttaaaatttaaatgaacccAAGCTTTATTTCAGCCAGCTCCACAGGCCTGGGAAACACAGTCCTCATCTTTGGGTTCTGTGCCTTCAGTGTTCCAGAACTTGAGCCAAGTCAGAAGGGGCCTATAGGCTGCACACAGCTTTTGGCCTGGCGGAAGTGTGTGCCCTTCCCTGTGTCTTCTTGCAGTGGGTCTGACTACCACATTGGTGCGGCCAGGCCCATGGTGCGGTTCCCTGCTTAGGGAAGAATCTGGGTCCTGAGAAGGAAAGTGCCCAGCCCTGGAGTTCCCGGCCTCCAAGGCTGGATTTGTGTGTTTTGGGCTCTGTAGCTCTCAGCCCTGGCTGTACACTGAGTCCCCTGGGAGACCTGGAAAGTCTCTGCTCAGGCTGCACCTAAGCCAATGACAGCGTGTCTGGCTCCCAGCACCAGGCTGACCCAAGGCTCTCAGGTGGCACAGCCTGCAGCCGGGACTGTAATTCTGAGgaagcccttccctccccctccctcctagACATCCTCACTCTGAGGTGGAATTTCTTTAGATCTCATGTCCCCCGTTTATATTTGTGTCATGTCACGTACTGAGCCTGCCTCATCAATCAATACACCCCGGGACAGCATGCAGTTGAGGAAAACGACGCTCACATCTGCTAAGGTACACTGACATTCCAGCTGTCCTCTTCCCCCAGAACGTTGTAGGGGTCCCAAGGATGAAGCACAAAAGGTCTGGCTCCGAGTGGATCCCATCTTCCCTCTGCCCCGTGACTCGTCAGATTAAACAAACACCATGCCAAGGCCATAGCATCACAGGCTAGACAATCTGAAATATTTGGTTGCTTCAATATCATttaagtggggaaaaaaaaaggacacagagcCTTGCAGCTACCTGGGAAAGGCCAGTCCCTGGGTGGCTCTTCACTTCTTGCTCTGATGtcattctgtaagcttcttccTCAGTCTGGCTATCCTGTGGGGCAAACAAAGGGCCACCCACCTGCTATGACAGTCCTGTGTTCTACCAACTGCTTATCTAGGTCTCAAGACATAATGGCCTCATTGACCTATTAGGGTTCAAACCCCATCTCTTGACTTGTGGCCATAGGCAGGAGGTGGGGTAGTAGTGACTGGCCAGATTGAAGAACCCCGGACTCCTCGGGTTATAGCTGTGAGGGTGGGTTGCTCTTTCTGAGGGAATATCTGGGTGTGGATACAGAAGCCCCAGCTGCAGTCGTGCCTGGGCCTTGCTGGCACCATGTACCTGACTGGAAAGGCTGCATGCCCTCTGCTGAGACAGAAGGCCCTAGATTATATGCTAGCTGCACTCATTTTCCTAAATTAtatatcacagcacacagaaaacaCATGTAAAACCAGTACATATGGGGCTCTCAAGCagctaagagcacctgctgctcttccagaggactcagttctattcccagtacccacagggtaGCCcgcaaacatctgtaactccactttcaggggatccagtgccctcttctggctttcgtGGGCAGCAGCTGTGCaagtggcacacatacatatatacaggcaaacacacacgtaaacataaaaataagaaaatgttttaaaagtacatacaagcatattttaaatatatattcagcTCTTAGAATCACTCAAAGtacagaggggtgtgtgtgtatgtgtgtatgtgtgtgtgtaacaacatgAAGataggtatgtgtatgtatgtataaacagCTATAGGCTTAAAAAAGCGTTCAGAAAGGAAGACCGTTTCTCCTTACCTGCTGGTCTGAGGACATGGGCAGGCCTTGAAAGCCATCTCTAAACCGTTGGCTTCCATGTTAGTCACTATTCCGTCTGCTGTAACAGAATACCTGAAGCTTTGCTGAGAAGTCTGTTTGGCATGCTGTGCAGGTTGAAAGAGCCGATAGGGCTGCCTTCCTGATCTGGCCTCTGGCAGCCCTCCCCCCCACCGGGAGCTGCCATCAGGGTGGCGGACACAAGCAGAAGAGTTCACCTAGTGAGACAGAAGCTGGAGGGAATCGGGGCTCAGGTTTGTTCCCTTACAACAACCCATCCTCACAGGGCAGAGTTGCTCCTCAGCTCAGCTCGCACCCTCGGGGACCAGCACATCCAGTAGCGTGCACTGAGCCCTGGCTCTCAGAATTTACGTTTCCTCTTAATCATCCAGGCCCTAGCTCTATTCACAGAAGACCCAGAGGACTTAGCAAACTAGAGTTGCCAGAAGCACACCTCACCCTGCCCACTGTCCACCTGCCACTTTGTGACACCTCAGCCTTGCACTGAACCTGCTAGAAGGAGCGCTTGACTCTCCCCACCTCTTGCTCTTCCAATCCCCTCTGTCAGCAGAGGCACCTCCCACTGCAGACGCTGGCATCcacacttcctcttccctccccgtCTATCGTGTGCTCTGTCGTTTCTGCTCCCAGAGTTACTGTATTGAAGAGTCCTCAATCTAGACAAGACAGCTTGGATTCTGTGCCAAGTCGTGCCCCCTACACTGTATGTCTCAGCTCCCACCTTTGCCAAAAGGCAGTAGCAGCAATTCATACCTAGCAATCACAGTATTTAAATGAGATACATGAGTTCAGGTTAACCTGCCACACGGTAGGACCCCAATATTGGATTTCGGCTCTTTAGGTTGCTGTTAGGTTCTAGCTGGGGAAACAATAATGCCCAGATGTACAAATGTATGAAAACCTTGGAGAGCGAGAGAAAAAAGGACGAAGGAGGCAAAAAGTTGGACTTTTTGCATgaaccccaggacttgggaaaCTAAGATGGAAGATCACaggttcaagaacagcctggtcagggagtgaaaaaagagaaagaagagaaggcccttttttgtttgttttttcaagacagggtttctatgtgtaacagtcctggaactagctctgtaggctggcctcgaactcacagagatccgcctacctctgcctctagtGCTGGAGGCaagtgctaccaccacccggccaagAAGGCCCTTTTTAAAGCAATAGCAAAGACAGAGGCTCAGGTAGCATGCAATCCAGTCTGACCACCTGCAGAACTAAGGTCAGGGGGTCTGGGGGCCAGAGTCTGAGGTCACGGGAGGATCTGGGATGAGATCCGAGGGAGCTGAGGTCATTAGGTCTAAGTTAAGGAGTGGTGCCTGAAGTCTGGGATGACATCAGGAAGAGCTGGGGTCTGCAGTCTCATGGCTGAGATTACGGTGGGGAGTGCTATCTAAGATCCATGTTTTGAGGTTTGGGGGTTAAGAAGTGTGGAGTCAGAGGTCAACGGAACCCAGGGTCCAGAGTCTGAGGCCTGAAGTTGGAGTCTAGGGACACGGGTCTGAGGTCTGGGGTCCAGGGTGCCCGCGGGCCACCTGATGCTACTCCTCTGTCCCACAGAGAGCACCTTCGCAGACACACTGACACCCCTGCGCCTGGGCCAGGCCCGCCTCAGCGCCTGCCCTCCTCCTGGCAGCCACGACACCGCCAACTTCGACAACAATGAGCTGGAGAATAACCAGGTGGTGGCCAAGCTGGGTCACCTGGCTCTCGGCCGTCAGGACGCCGCCGTCCCGTGCGTGGTCCGCGATCGCGCGCGGCCCGCGTCGTCTCCCGCGCTGTTGGACGCGGAGCTGCGCTTCCATGCCACGCGCGGCCCCGACGTGAGCTTGTCCGCCGATCGCAGGCTGGCCTGCGCGTCCCGGCCCGACGGCGGCCGCACGCTGGTGTTCTCCGAGCGGCCACTGCGGCCGGGGGAGAGCCTGTGCGTGGAGGTGGGCCGGCCGGGACTGGCGGCACCCGCGGCTGTGGCCTTCGGCATCACGTCGTGCGATCCCGGCGCGCTGCGGCCATCCGAGCTGCCCGCCGACCCTGCCGCGCTGCTGGACCGCAAGGAATACTGGGTGGTGGCGCGCGCCGGGCCGGTCCCCAGCGGCGGCGACGCGCTCAGCTTCACCCTGCGGCCGGGCGGCGATGTACTGCTCGCCGTGAACGGGCGCCCACGGGGACGCCTGCTGTGCGTGGACACCTCGCAGGCGCTCTGGGCCTTCTTCGCGGTGCGTGGAGGAGCGGCAGGCCAGCTGCGCCTTCTGGGTGAGTGACCCAGGGTCCCCAACAAGAGCTCCCCCCAGCACCGGGCTGCTGTCGGGGCTTGGCTGGCCGGCCCATGGGTGTAGTTTTTATTTCCCTTATGATTAATATTAttaggatttttaaaagaaaatgaataatggCTATTAAttgtgagagagaggaggggaagtcACTAGCATGTGCAAGAGAAGCGGCACCCCAACACGTCCAGAAACCGAAGGGAAAGCAGAGCCGTTCTGTTTTGAGATGATTCTTGCCTGTGCTGCCTGGTCAGCAAAGGGACAAGACACCCACCCACTGTATGTGAGACGCCGACAGGGACAGCTACACTGTGTGACATTTGCTGCAGTAGAGGGGGTAGCGAAGGGTCCAGAGAGCACAGTGCCATCCTCACAGCCCTGCCCAGAGCAGATACAGCTGCCTTGCCACCACGTTGCCCTGGATGCTCCCAGCGACCTATGAATCCCCATCCACACACAGGACAACAGGAAGGCAGAACTCACCATCCAAGGGTCACAGAGCCCTGGAGTGCTGGGCAGATATCATTCTCCTGGGTTCTCAGTATCCCGGGTGGGAGAGAGTGCTGTGTCCGAGATGAGGTTATCATAGGGATGAAATGATGAACTGCTCTTCACGCCCCTAGCTGGTGCCTGACGCAGAACTGTCATAGGTAGCTACAACCAGGGTgtctggagggcagaagaggagcaGGGTGCCTGTGGCTGTTGGCCAggattattttgcttttatttttgttctttattttattttattttattgatatttattgagctctacattttttctctgctcccctcctcctttcaatcctcccccaaggtctcccatgctcccaatttactcagaagatcttgtatttttctactttctacttcccatgtagattagatctatgtaagtctctcttagtgtccacattgttgtctaggttctctgggattgtggtttgtaggctggctttctttgctttatgtttaaaaactacctatgagtgagtacatgtgataattgtctttctgtgtctgggtcacctcactcaaaatgatgttttctagctccatccattttcttgcaaaattcaagctgttgttatttttttctgctgtgtagtactccattgtgtaaatgtaccacattttccttatccattcttcgatcgaggggcatttaggttgtttccaggttttggctatgacaaacaaagctgctatgaacatagctgagcacatgtccttgtggcacgattgaacatcctttgtatatatacccaaaagtggtattactgggtcttgaggaaggttgtttcctaattt
The Microtus pennsylvanicus isolate mMicPen1 chromosome 11, mMicPen1.hap1, whole genome shotgun sequence genome window above contains:
- the Neurl1b gene encoding E3 ubiquitin-protein ligase NEURL1B, giving the protein MGNTVHRTLPDSSPPARLLATRPCYGPGPERRAVLGEAPRFHAQAKGKNVRLDGHSRRATRRNSFCNGVTFTQRPIRLYEQVRLRLVAVRPGWSGALRFGFTAHDPSLMSAQDIPKYACPDLVTRPGYWAKALPENLALRDTVLAYWADRHGRVFYSVNDGEPVLFHCGVAVGGPLWALIDVYGITDEVQLLESTFADTLTPLRLGQARLSACPPPGSHDTANFDNNELENNQVVAKLGHLALGRQDAAVPCVVRDRARPASSPALLDAELRFHATRGPDVSLSADRRLACASRPDGGRTLVFSERPLRPGESLCVEVGRPGLAAPAAVAFGITSCDPGALRPSELPADPAALLDRKEYWVVARAGPVPSGGDALSFTLRPGGDVLLAVNGRPRGRLLCVDTSQALWAFFAVRGGAAGQLRLLGTLQSSPETTTPSGSFSGSQDDSDSDMTFSVNQSSSASESSLVTAPSSPLSPPVSPVFSAPEPVGSRNGECTVCFDSEVDTVIYTCGHMCLCHSCGLRLRRQARACCPICRRPIKDVIKIYRP